A single genomic interval of Bradyrhizobium sp. AZCC 1693 harbors:
- the hisH gene encoding imidazole glycerol phosphate synthase subunit HisH, which translates to MTVAIVDYGSGNLHSAAKAFERASRSMEEPQKVVVTRDPEAVFRADRIVLPGVGAFADCRRGLDAVDGMLEAMTEAVRVKARPFFGICVGMQLMATRGKEHVVTDGFNWIEGDVEKISPREENLKIPHMGWNTLDMIREHPVLERLSLGPKGRHAYFVHSYHLNASNEADVLARADYGGPVTAIVGKDTAIGTQFHPEKSQRFGLALISNFLKWKP; encoded by the coding sequence ATGACCGTTGCGATCGTCGATTACGGCTCCGGCAATCTTCACTCGGCGGCAAAAGCTTTCGAGCGGGCCTCCCGGAGCATGGAAGAGCCGCAGAAGGTCGTTGTGACGCGTGATCCCGAGGCCGTGTTTCGCGCCGATCGTATCGTGCTGCCCGGCGTCGGCGCCTTCGCCGATTGCCGCCGCGGCCTCGACGCGGTCGACGGCATGCTGGAAGCGATGACCGAGGCCGTGCGCGTCAAGGCCCGGCCGTTCTTCGGCATCTGCGTCGGCATGCAGCTGATGGCCACGCGCGGCAAGGAGCACGTCGTAACCGACGGCTTCAACTGGATCGAGGGCGACGTCGAGAAGATCTCGCCGCGCGAGGAAAATCTGAAGATCCCGCACATGGGCTGGAATACGCTCGACATGATCCGCGAGCACCCCGTGCTGGAGCGGCTGTCGCTCGGGCCGAAGGGGCGCCACGCTTACTTCGTGCACTCCTATCACCTCAACGCCTCCAACGAGGCCGATGTGCTGGCGCGCGCCGATTACGGCGGGCCCGTGACGGCAATCGTCGGCAAGGACACCGCCATCGGTACGCAGTTTCACCCCGAGAAGAGCCAACGCTTCGGCCTGGCCCTGATCTCGAATTTCCTGAAGTGGAAACCGTGA
- the hisA gene encoding 1-(5-phosphoribosyl)-5-[(5-phosphoribosylamino)methylideneamino]imidazole-4-carboxamide isomerase — protein sequence METVILFPAVDLKNGQCVRLEQGDMARATVFNLDPAAQARSFAEQGFEYLHVVDLDGAFAGKPMNALAVEAMLKAVTMPVQLGGGIRDLKTVEAWLDKGIARVIIGTAAVRDPELVKSAARKFPGRVAVGLDARDGKVAVEGWAETSQVTALEIAERFEDAGVAAIIFTDIARDGLLKGLNLDATIALADRISIPVIASGGFASIDDVKALLQPRAKKLAGAIAGRALYDGRLDPAAALTLIRNARAAA from the coding sequence GTGGAAACCGTGATTCTCTTTCCCGCTGTCGACCTGAAAAACGGCCAGTGCGTGCGCCTCGAACAGGGCGACATGGCGCGCGCGACCGTGTTCAACCTCGATCCCGCGGCGCAGGCGCGGTCCTTCGCCGAGCAGGGGTTCGAATATCTGCATGTCGTCGATCTCGACGGCGCCTTTGCCGGCAAGCCGATGAATGCGCTTGCCGTCGAGGCGATGCTGAAGGCGGTCACCATGCCGGTGCAGCTCGGCGGCGGCATTCGCGATCTCAAGACCGTCGAAGCCTGGCTCGACAAGGGCATCGCGCGCGTCATCATCGGCACCGCCGCGGTGCGCGATCCCGAACTGGTGAAGAGCGCCGCGAGGAAATTTCCCGGCCGCGTCGCTGTCGGCCTCGACGCCCGCGACGGCAAGGTTGCCGTCGAAGGCTGGGCCGAGACCTCGCAGGTGACCGCGCTCGAAATCGCTGAGCGATTCGAGGATGCCGGCGTCGCCGCGATCATCTTCACCGACATCGCACGCGATGGTCTGCTGAAAGGTCTCAATCTCGACGCCACGATCGCGCTGGCGGACCGCATCTCGATCCCTGTGATCGCCTCGGGCGGTTTCGCTTCGATCGACGACGTCAAGGCGCTGCTGCAGCCGCGCGCCAAAAAGCTCGCCGGCGCCATTGCCGGCCGCGCGCTCTATGATGGCCGGCTCGATCCGGCGGCGGCGCTGACGCTGATCCGCAACGCCCGCGCCGCGGCCTAG
- the hisF gene encoding imidazole glycerol phosphate synthase subunit HisF, translated as MFKVRVIPCLDVKDGRVVKGVNFVDLRDAGDPVEAAIAYDAAGADELCFLDITATHENRGTMLDVVRRTAEACFMPLTVGGGVRTIDDIKTLLRSGADKVSINSAAVANREFVKQAAEKFGEQCIVVAIDAKRVKRAAGSDRWEIFTHGGRNSTGIDAIEYAQEVVSLGAGEILLTSMDRDGTRQGFDLPLTQAIADSVPVPVIASGGVGNLDHLVDGIRQGHATAVLAASIFHFGEFTIRQAKEHMVRAGLPMRLDP; from the coding sequence ATGTTCAAGGTTCGCGTCATCCCCTGTCTAGACGTCAAGGACGGAAGGGTGGTCAAAGGCGTCAATTTCGTCGACCTGCGCGATGCCGGCGATCCCGTGGAGGCGGCGATTGCGTATGACGCCGCCGGTGCCGACGAATTGTGCTTCCTCGACATTACCGCCACCCATGAAAACCGCGGCACCATGCTGGATGTCGTGCGGCGCACGGCGGAAGCCTGCTTCATGCCGCTGACGGTCGGCGGCGGGGTCCGCACCATCGACGACATCAAGACGCTTTTGCGCTCCGGCGCCGACAAGGTTTCGATCAATTCGGCTGCGGTCGCCAACCGCGAATTCGTCAAGCAGGCGGCCGAAAAATTCGGCGAGCAGTGCATCGTGGTCGCGATCGACGCCAAGCGGGTCAAGCGCGCCGCCGGGTCCGACCGCTGGGAGATTTTTACCCATGGCGGCCGCAACTCCACCGGGATCGACGCCATCGAATACGCGCAGGAAGTGGTATCGCTCGGCGCCGGCGAAATCCTGCTGACCTCGATGGACCGCGACGGCACACGGCAGGGCTTCGACCTGCCGCTGACGCAGGCCATCGCCGACAGTGTCCCCGTACCGGTCATCGCCTCCGGCGGCGTCGGCAATCTCGACCACCTGGTCGACGGCATCCGCCAGGGCCACGCCACCGCGGTGCTGGCGGCCTCGATATTCCACTTCGGCGAATTTACCATACGCCAAGCCAAGGAGCACATGGTGCGCGCCGGACTGCCGATGCGGCTCGATCCCTGA
- a CDS encoding phosphoribosyl-ATP diphosphatase → MSRFTIHDLAATIDARAASGGEASYTRKLLDKGAEHCAKKLGEEAVETVIAAVENDRGHLIAESADLLFHLLVLLKARGVKLDEVEAALAQRTSMSGLEEKASRKRD, encoded by the coding sequence ATGTCGCGTTTCACGATCCACGATCTGGCCGCCACCATCGATGCAAGGGCCGCATCGGGAGGCGAGGCGTCCTACACCCGCAAATTGCTCGACAAGGGCGCGGAGCATTGCGCCAAGAAGCTGGGCGAGGAAGCGGTCGAGACCGTGATCGCCGCGGTCGAGAACGATCGCGGCCACCTGATCGCCGAAAGCGCCGATTTGCTGTTTCACCTGCTGGTGCTTTTGAAGGCACGCGGCGTCAAGCTCGACGAGGTCGAGGCCGCGCTGGCGCAGCGGACGTCGATGTCGGGGCTTGAGGAAAAGGCGTCGCGCAAGCGCGACTAG
- the coaA gene encoding type I pantothenate kinase has translation MDIRATEQQYNPYRIFTREQWARLRDDTPMTLEPGEFERLRSMHDRLDMQEVEDIYLPLSRLLSIYVDAMHRLYQAQRQFLAIRDRKVPYIIGVAGSVAVGKSTTARVLQALLARWSPRPKVDLVTTDGFLFPNAVLERQGLMQKKGFPESYDLPMLLSFLSDIKAGRRPVRAPVYSHLVYDIVPNEWIEIDRPDILIVEGVNVLQTGRLPRDGKAVPVVSDFFDFSVYIDAEEPVLREWYVRRFLALRDTAFHDPKSYFHRYAVLSDEEATATAIAIWERTNLANLEDNILPTRPRATLILKKRADHLVETVALRRL, from the coding sequence ATGGATATCCGGGCCACCGAACAGCAATACAACCCCTACCGCATCTTCACGCGCGAGCAGTGGGCGCGGTTGCGCGACGACACGCCGATGACGCTGGAGCCGGGCGAATTCGAGCGGCTGCGTTCGATGCACGACCGCCTCGACATGCAGGAGGTCGAGGACATCTATCTGCCGCTGTCGCGCCTGCTGTCGATCTATGTCGACGCCATGCACCGGCTCTACCAGGCGCAGCGCCAATTCCTCGCCATCCGCGACCGCAAGGTGCCCTACATCATCGGCGTCGCCGGCTCGGTGGCGGTCGGCAAATCGACCACCGCCCGCGTGCTGCAGGCGCTGTTGGCGCGCTGGTCGCCGCGGCCCAAGGTCGACCTGGTGACGACAGACGGTTTTCTGTTTCCCAATGCCGTGCTTGAGCGACAGGGACTGATGCAGAAAAAGGGCTTTCCCGAGAGCTACGATCTGCCGATGCTGCTGTCGTTTCTCTCCGACATCAAGGCCGGCCGCCGGCCGGTGCGCGCGCCGGTTTACTCCCATCTGGTCTACGACATCGTGCCGAACGAGTGGATCGAGATCGATCGTCCCGACATCCTGATCGTCGAGGGCGTCAATGTGCTGCAGACCGGCCGCCTGCCGCGCGACGGCAAGGCGGTGCCCGTGGTGTCGGACTTCTTCGACTTCTCGGTCTATATCGATGCCGAGGAGCCGGTGCTGCGCGAATGGTATGTGCGGCGCTTCCTCGCACTCCGGGATACCGCGTTCCACGATCCCAAATCGTACTTCCATCGCTACGCAGTGCTCTCGGACGAGGAGGCCACGGCGACCGCGATCGCGATCTGGGAACGCACCAACCTCGCCAATCTCGAGGACAATATTCTGCCGACCCGGCCGCGCGCGACGCTGATCCTGAAAAAGCGCGCCGATCACCTGGTCGAGACGGTGGCGCTGCGGCGGCTGTAA
- a CDS encoding IS4 family transposase, with amino-acid sequence MVTRASSCLRRAAAGDRAKIVQFGRFLANENVTLEALLAGWGEQTAVAVAGRHVLAIQDTSEINFRTKPERRRGLGEIGKGTGHGLLLHAMATVDADSDACLGLVAGKIWTRQGRVTVPHDKRPLEQKESERWISTANRAKQVLSAAAMVTVIDDREGDIYAKWASVSDSNFHLLTRSMHDRVLADGASMYATAASWPIVDTATIDVVARADRPARQAKLMLRFGRVTLKRPQKASSDLPKTVELTLVEVAEVDPPAGVEPLHWYLLTTHDVSDVASAWQIVNWYKKRWIIEQLFRLIKTQGLQLEDSRIETADRLLKLTAIAAKAAVMILQLVQARDGRSAEPASNAFNEEQIKLLAALATKYEGRTALQSNPHPPQSLAWAS; translated from the coding sequence ATGGTCACGCGCGCCAGTTCGTGCTTGCGGCGAGCGGCGGCGGGTGATCGGGCCAAGATCGTCCAATTCGGCCGATTTCTCGCCAATGAGAATGTGACCCTGGAAGCGCTGCTCGCAGGCTGGGGTGAACAAACGGCCGTTGCAGTGGCTGGCCGGCACGTGCTGGCGATCCAGGATACAAGCGAGATCAATTTTAGAACCAAGCCCGAGCGCCGGCGCGGGCTGGGTGAGATCGGCAAAGGGACCGGCCACGGTTTGCTGTTGCATGCAATGGCCACCGTAGATGCCGACAGCGACGCATGTCTGGGTCTGGTTGCCGGGAAGATTTGGACGCGCCAAGGCCGGGTGACGGTTCCGCATGACAAGCGGCCGCTGGAGCAGAAGGAATCGGAGCGTTGGATCAGCACGGCCAATCGAGCCAAGCAGGTATTGTCTGCGGCCGCGATGGTCACGGTGATCGATGATCGCGAGGGCGACATCTATGCCAAATGGGCGAGCGTATCGGACTCAAACTTTCATCTGCTGACGCGGAGCATGCATGATCGCGTGCTGGCGGACGGGGCAAGCATGTATGCCACCGCCGCCAGCTGGCCCATCGTCGACACCGCGACCATTGATGTTGTGGCGCGTGCCGATCGACCCGCCCGGCAAGCCAAACTCATGCTGCGTTTCGGTCGGGTCACCCTCAAACGGCCGCAGAAGGCATCGTCCGATTTACCCAAGACGGTCGAGCTTACTCTGGTCGAGGTCGCTGAAGTCGATCCGCCAGCAGGCGTCGAGCCGCTGCATTGGTACCTGCTGACGACCCATGACGTGAGCGATGTCGCGTCCGCCTGGCAGATCGTTAATTGGTACAAAAAGCGCTGGATTATCGAGCAACTGTTTCGCCTGATCAAAACTCAGGGTCTCCAGCTCGAAGACAGCCGGATCGAAACGGCCGATCGGCTGCTCAAGCTCACCGCGATTGCCGCCAAAGCTGCCGTTATGATCCTGCAACTCGTTCAGGCTCGCGACGGACGCAGCGCCGAGCCCGCCAGCAACGCGTTCAATGAAGAGCAGATCAAACTCCTCGCCGCGCTTGCCACCAAATACGAGGGCAGGACCGCACTCCAAAGCAATCCACATCCGCCGCAAAGCCTGGCTTGGGCCTCATGA
- a CDS encoding PAS domain-containing hybrid sensor histidine kinase/response regulator, whose translation MGRTFRIKLRFRRFGRRHPWLVFTLRSFMIFSIVFGAAYGFIAGSKTENSGYDPHTFAIGVTFLFAIACVALAALSVRLRLLRKKMRKVALHNEALADRNWELQEAEQRARRLFEAQGDLIVLRDAEARITYANDAYCELAQMPRDALIGTRFALEVLEQGDTALEPNGTRVHDQQIAGPLGPRWIAWREGLVRNDAGGPAEMQSVGRDVTDRTESERALTEARDQADAASRAKSRFLAMASHEIRTPLNGIIGMSGLLMDTPLTPEQATYVKAVKTSGDALLSLIEELLDYSKIEAGKIDLEHRPFALSGMIEDITELLAPRAEAKKIEIAAYVDERLPTHVIGDAARLRQVLLNLAGNAIKFTSAGGVALIVEPGIWPNEISFLVRDTGIGIAPEARERIFREFEQADDKIARSYGGTGLGLSISDRIVKRMGGRITLESQPGAGSTFEVSIPLIAADGEQAPFAAPDLSGQSIMLVSPQSIEASLTVRRLQRWGGQTCMLSDADVAEALLPERPWHAVLIDHALGLADIERLGEAARLHAMQRIVMFTPATRHELKPDAISAFTGYLVKPLRAASLAARLTTAPEVAAPSLEPAIDPIETAAAPSAKGLSILVAEDNQINALLIRSLLGRLGHHAVITTNGAEALESWLSAKSADTPYDLVLMDIQMPQLNGIETTKRIRTLEAGEPGSRTPILALTANTLVEDRYACFEAGMDGFLIKPLDREKLADALAGLIASRHIAA comes from the coding sequence ATGGGACGGACCTTCCGGATCAAACTTCGCTTTCGCCGTTTCGGCCGCCGGCATCCCTGGCTGGTCTTCACGCTGCGCTCCTTCATGATCTTCTCGATCGTGTTCGGCGCGGCCTATGGATTCATCGCCGGAAGCAAGACCGAAAATTCCGGCTATGACCCGCACACCTTTGCGATCGGCGTCACCTTTCTGTTTGCGATCGCCTGCGTCGCGCTCGCGGCCCTGAGTGTCCGGCTTCGCCTGTTGCGCAAGAAGATGCGCAAGGTCGCGCTGCATAATGAAGCGCTGGCCGACCGAAACTGGGAATTGCAGGAGGCCGAGCAGCGCGCGCGCCGCCTGTTCGAAGCGCAAGGCGATCTGATCGTGCTGCGCGACGCCGAGGCCCGGATCACCTACGCCAACGATGCCTATTGCGAGCTCGCACAGATGCCGCGCGACGCGCTGATCGGCACCCGCTTCGCGCTTGAAGTCCTCGAACAGGGCGACACCGCGCTCGAACCGAACGGCACCCGCGTTCACGACCAGCAGATCGCGGGTCCGCTTGGTCCGCGCTGGATCGCGTGGCGCGAGGGTCTCGTCCGCAACGACGCCGGAGGACCGGCGGAAATGCAAAGCGTCGGCCGCGACGTCACCGATCGCACCGAAAGCGAGCGCGCGCTGACGGAGGCCCGCGACCAAGCCGACGCGGCAAGCCGCGCCAAGTCGCGCTTCCTCGCGATGGCGAGCCATGAAATCCGGACGCCGCTCAACGGCATCATCGGCATGAGCGGCCTGTTGATGGATACGCCGCTGACGCCGGAACAGGCGACCTATGTCAAGGCGGTAAAGACTTCCGGCGACGCGCTGCTCTCGCTGATCGAGGAGCTGTTGGATTACTCCAAGATCGAGGCCGGCAAGATCGATCTCGAGCATCGCCCGTTCGCGTTGTCAGGCATGATCGAGGACATCACCGAATTGCTGGCGCCGCGCGCGGAGGCCAAGAAAATCGAGATTGCCGCCTATGTCGACGAGCGGCTGCCGACGCACGTGATCGGCGACGCGGCGCGGTTGCGGCAGGTGCTGCTCAATCTCGCCGGCAACGCCATCAAGTTCACCTCGGCCGGCGGCGTCGCCCTGATCGTCGAACCCGGCATCTGGCCCAATGAGATCAGTTTCCTGGTGCGCGACACCGGAATCGGCATCGCGCCCGAGGCGCGCGAGCGGATCTTCCGTGAGTTCGAACAGGCCGACGACAAGATCGCCCGCAGCTATGGCGGCACCGGACTTGGCCTGAGCATCTCCGATCGCATCGTCAAGCGCATGGGCGGCCGCATCACGCTGGAAAGTCAGCCGGGCGCCGGCTCGACATTCGAAGTGTCGATCCCGCTTATCGCCGCCGACGGCGAACAAGCGCCTTTCGCGGCGCCGGATCTCTCCGGCCAGTCGATCATGCTGGTCTCGCCGCAGAGCATCGAAGCCTCGCTGACCGTGCGGCGGCTGCAGCGCTGGGGCGGGCAGACCTGCATGCTTTCCGACGCCGACGTCGCCGAGGCCCTGCTGCCCGAGCGGCCCTGGCACGCCGTGCTGATCGATCACGCACTGGGGCTGGCCGATATCGAACGGCTCGGTGAGGCCGCGCGCCTGCACGCCATGCAGCGTATCGTGATGTTTACGCCGGCGACGCGGCACGAATTGAAGCCGGACGCCATCTCCGCCTTCACCGGCTATCTGGTCAAGCCGCTGCGCGCGGCGTCACTCGCAGCCCGCCTGACGACCGCGCCCGAAGTGGCCGCGCCGAGCCTGGAGCCGGCCATCGACCCGATCGAGACGGCTGCCGCGCCGTCGGCCAAGGGCCTGTCGATCCTGGTAGCCGAAGACAATCAGATCAATGCGCTATTGATCCGCTCGCTGCTCGGCCGGCTCGGCCACCACGCCGTGATCACCACCAACGGGGCCGAGGCGCTGGAGTCCTGGCTGTCAGCGAAATCCGCTGACACCCCCTACGACCTCGTCCTGATGGACATCCAGATGCCGCAACTCAACGGCATCGAAACCACCAAGCGGATTCGCACCCTCGAGGCCGGCGAACCGGGAAGCCGGACGCCGATCCTCGCGCTCACCGCCAACACGCTGGTGGAAGACCGCTACGCCTGCTTCGAAGCCGGCATGGACGGATTTTTGATCAAGCCGCTCGATCGCGAGAAACTCGCCGACGCGCTTGCCGGCCTCATCGCGTCACGACACATCGCGGCGTGA
- a CDS encoding YifB family Mg chelatase-like AAA ATPase, translated as MVARVSTVAFEGIEARAVDVQVQVAPGLPAFAIVGLPDKAVSEARERVRSALIASGLALPARRIIVNLAPADLPKEGSHYDLPIALGLMAAIGAIPPDALNGFTVLGELGLDGSIAAVAGVLPAAIGANAREEGLICPAACGTEAAWASPDIQIIAAKSLIQIANHFKGTQVLSRPQPKVHEPEATHLDLRDIKGQESAKRALEIAAAGGHHLLMIGSPGAGKSMLAARLPSILPPLSPSELLEVSMIASVAGEIRDGALTARRPFRAPHHSASMAALTGGGMRAKPGEISLSHQGVLFLDELPEFDARVLDSLRQPLENGEVSVSRANHRVTYPARFMLVAAMNPCRCGHAYEPGYSCKRAPVDRCTSDYQMRISGPLMDRIDLRIEVPAVTAADLILPPPSEGSAEVAARVAAARGLQLARYADAGMPHVRTNAEAPASLLETIAQPDAQGQKLLRDAAETMKLTARGYHRVLRVARTLADLDGAEKIGRLHLAEALSYRALAEDLRKAA; from the coding sequence ATGGTTGCGCGGGTTTCTACGGTAGCCTTTGAGGGGATCGAGGCCCGCGCGGTCGACGTGCAGGTGCAGGTCGCGCCCGGCTTGCCGGCGTTTGCGATCGTGGGTCTTCCCGACAAGGCGGTGTCCGAGGCGCGCGAGCGGGTGCGCTCGGCGCTGATCGCCTCGGGGCTGGCGCTGCCGGCGCGGCGGATCATCGTCAATTTGGCTCCGGCCGACCTGCCGAAGGAAGGCAGCCATTACGATCTGCCGATCGCGCTCGGCCTGATGGCCGCGATCGGCGCGATCCCGCCGGACGCGCTCAACGGCTTTACCGTGCTCGGCGAACTCGGACTCGATGGCTCGATCGCCGCCGTGGCGGGCGTGCTGCCGGCCGCGATCGGGGCGAATGCGCGCGAGGAAGGCCTGATCTGTCCGGCGGCGTGCGGAACGGAAGCCGCCTGGGCAAGCCCCGATATCCAGATCATCGCGGCAAAATCGCTGATCCAGATCGCCAACCATTTCAAAGGCACGCAAGTGCTGTCGCGGCCGCAGCCGAAGGTGCACGAGCCGGAGGCGACGCATCTCGACCTGCGCGACATCAAGGGCCAGGAAAGCGCCAAACGCGCGCTCGAGATCGCGGCGGCCGGCGGGCATCATCTGCTGATGATCGGCTCGCCCGGCGCGGGCAAGTCGATGCTGGCAGCGCGGTTGCCTTCGATCCTGCCGCCGCTGTCGCCCTCCGAACTGCTGGAAGTCTCGATGATCGCCTCCGTCGCCGGCGAAATCCGAGACGGAGCATTGACGGCGCGGCGGCCGTTTCGCGCGCCGCATCATTCGGCCAGCATGGCGGCGCTCACCGGCGGCGGCATGCGCGCCAAACCCGGTGAGATTTCGCTTTCGCATCAGGGCGTGCTGTTCCTCGACGAACTGCCGGAGTTCGATGCGCGCGTGCTCGATTCGCTGCGCCAGCCATTGGAAAACGGCGAGGTCTCGGTGTCCCGCGCCAATCACCGCGTCACCTATCCGGCCCGCTTCATGCTGGTCGCGGCGATGAACCCGTGCCGCTGCGGCCATGCCTATGAGCCCGGCTATTCCTGCAAGCGCGCACCGGTCGACCGCTGCACATCAGATTACCAGATGCGAATCTCCGGCCCGCTGATGGATCGCATCGACCTGCGCATCGAGGTTCCGGCGGTCACCGCCGCCGATCTGATCCTGCCGCCGCCTTCCGAAGGCTCCGCGGAAGTCGCCGCCCGCGTTGCGGCCGCCCGCGGCCTCCAGCTTGCGCGCTATGCGGATGCCGGCATGCCGCATGTCCGCACCAACGCCGAAGCGCCGGCTTCGCTATTGGAAACGATCGCGCAACCGGATGCGCAGGGGCAAAAGCTTTTGCGCGACGCCGCCGAGACCATGAAGCTGACCGCGCGTGGCTATCACCGCGTGCTGCGCGTCGCGCGCACGCTCGCCGACCTCGACGGCGCGGAAAAAATCGGCCGGCTGCATCTGGCGGAGGCGTTGTCGTATCGCGCACTGGCGGAGGATTTGCGCAAGGCGGCGTAG
- a CDS encoding MBL fold metallo-hydrolase: MTTNLSRRSLLALGAGLGVGLSASTMLGGSALAKAPKLGTQTPYWHRFILGDAEVTVVSDGTLPLGPPKGTFVGVPDEEVRKMLSDNFLNPDNVVLEQNSPIVNNGDRLILFDTGMGTSKAFGPTTGRQQKSMAEAGIKPGDIDAVVLSHAHIDHIGGIVGADDKPLFPNAQYYITQSDFEFWTDEGKLGSPLKDFVVHARKNLMPVRDRIVFIKDGQEFLPGVQAIAAPGHTVGHTIFMVTSSGKSFAFLGDLTHHAVLLLEKPRMEFSYDTDPKQAAGTRVKLLDTIAANKTPVMSYHFAWPGYGHIAKTGDGFHYYPEPMKMEL, translated from the coding sequence ATGACGACGAATCTTTCGCGACGGTCTTTGCTTGCGCTCGGCGCAGGACTCGGTGTGGGTCTCAGCGCCTCAACGATGCTCGGCGGCAGCGCGCTGGCCAAGGCACCAAAGCTCGGCACGCAGACGCCCTACTGGCACCGCTTCATCCTCGGCGACGCCGAAGTGACCGTCGTATCCGACGGCACGCTGCCGCTCGGCCCTCCCAAGGGCACCTTCGTTGGCGTGCCCGATGAAGAAGTGAGGAAGATGCTCTCCGACAACTTCCTCAATCCCGACAATGTCGTGCTCGAGCAGAACTCGCCGATCGTAAACAACGGAGACAGACTGATCCTGTTCGACACCGGCATGGGCACGTCGAAAGCATTCGGGCCGACCACGGGCCGCCAGCAGAAGAGCATGGCGGAAGCCGGGATCAAGCCGGGCGATATCGACGCCGTGGTACTGTCGCACGCCCATATCGATCATATCGGCGGCATCGTCGGCGCCGACGACAAGCCGTTATTCCCCAACGCGCAATATTACATCACCCAGAGCGACTTCGAGTTCTGGACCGATGAAGGCAAGCTCGGCAGTCCCTTGAAGGATTTCGTGGTTCACGCCCGCAAGAACCTGATGCCGGTGCGCGATCGCATCGTGTTCATCAAGGACGGCCAGGAATTCTTGCCCGGCGTGCAGGCGATCGCGGCGCCCGGCCACACCGTGGGCCACACCATCTTCATGGTGACGTCATCAGGCAAATCCTTCGCCTTCCTCGGCGATCTCACGCACCACGCCGTGCTGTTGCTCGAAAAGCCGCGGATGGAGTTTTCCTACGACACCGACCCGAAACAGGCGGCGGGGACCCGGGTAAAGTTGCTCGACACAATCGCGGCCAACAAGACCCCGGTCATGTCCTATCACTTTGCCTGGCCAGGCTATGGCCACATCGCCAAGACCGGCGATGGATTCCATTATTATCCCGAGCCGATGAAGATGGAGCTCTGA